A part of Candidatus Atribacteria bacterium genomic DNA contains:
- the glpK gene encoding glycerol kinase, which translates to MAKYVIALDQGTTSSRAIIFNHNGTIVSTASKEFRQIYPKPGWVEHNPIEIWSSQIEVAKAALDKADLKAGDIVALGITNQREATIVWDKKTGKPVYNAIVWQCRRTAPICDQLKKKGMAEVIQKKTGLVVDAYFSGTKIKWILDHVDGAREKAQKGEILFGTVDSWLIWNLTEGKVHITDYSNASRTMIFNIHNLDWDEEILGELNIPREMLPKVLPSSYIYGSSDKEIFGAEIPISGDAGDQQAALFGQVCYESGMAKNTYGTGCFVLMNTGEKIVSSKNGLLTTIAWGINGKVEYALEGSIFIGRAVVQWLRDEMGLIKNSNEIEKYALKVKDTNGVYLVPAFVGLGAPYWDMYARGIIVGLTRGAKKEHIMRAALESIAYQSRDILEVIQKDSGIYLKKLKVDGGAVRDNFLMQFQSDILGVPVIRPKIAETTALGAAYLSGLAVGYWKNKEEIAQKWKIEKEFSPNMDEKTKETLYKGWKKAVSRSLNWEERL; encoded by the coding sequence GTGGCAAAATATGTCATAGCTCTGGATCAGGGGACTACCAGTTCTCGAGCGATCATCTTTAATCATAATGGAACGATAGTAAGTACTGCCAGTAAGGAATTTAGACAGATTTATCCAAAACCTGGCTGGGTAGAACATAACCCTATAGAAATTTGGTCTTCCCAGATAGAAGTGGCAAAAGCTGCTTTAGATAAAGCTGACCTAAAAGCGGGAGATATAGTTGCACTTGGTATAACTAATCAGAGGGAGGCTACTATAGTCTGGGATAAAAAAACAGGTAAACCGGTTTATAATGCGATCGTATGGCAATGCCGAAGGACTGCTCCTATCTGCGACCAACTGAAGAAGAAAGGGATGGCAGAGGTTATCCAAAAAAAGACCGGACTGGTGGTTGACGCCTATTTTTCCGGTACCAAGATTAAATGGATTTTAGATCATGTAGATGGAGCCAGAGAAAAAGCTCAAAAAGGAGAAATTCTTTTTGGTACAGTAGATAGCTGGCTTATCTGGAATTTAACCGAAGGGAAAGTTCATATTACCGATTATTCTAATGCTTCGCGAACCATGATATTTAATATTCATAATTTGGATTGGGACGAGGAGATATTAGGAGAACTGAATATTCCCCGAGAGATGCTCCCTAAAGTTCTACCCTCGAGTTATATTTATGGAAGCTCAGATAAAGAGATATTCGGAGCAGAAATTCCTATCTCCGGAGATGCCGGAGATCAACAAGCCGCTCTTTTCGGACAGGTCTGTTATGAATCGGGTATGGCCAAAAATACCTATGGAACCGGATGTTTTGTCTTGATGAATACCGGGGAAAAAATCGTTTCCTCAAAAAATGGTCTTTTGACTACTATTGCCTGGGGAATTAATGGTAAAGTGGAATATGCCTTAGAAGGGAGTATCTTTATCGGCAGAGCAGTAGTCCAATGGTTAAGAGATGAAATGGGCTTGATAAAAAATTCTAATGAAATTGAAAAATATGCGCTAAAAGTTAAAGATACGAATGGGGTTTATTTAGTCCCTGCCTTTGTGGGTCTTGGTGCTCCTTACTGGGATATGTATGCTCGGGGTATCATTGTAGGATTGACCAGGGGGGCAAAGAAAGAACATATAATGAGAGCGGCACTGGAATCAATTGCTTATCAAAGCCGTGATATCCTGGAAGTTATCCAGAAAGATTCAGGGATTTATTTGAAAAAATTAAAAGTGGATGGCGGAGCAGTTAGAGATAACTTTTTAATGCAATTCCAATCTGACATTCTGGGAGTCCCGGTAATAAGACCTAAAATTGCAGAGACTACTGCTCTGGGCGCAGCATACCTTTCTGGTTTAGCGGTTGGTTATTGGAAAAATAAAGAGGAGATTGCTCAAAAATGGAAAATAGAAAAAGAATTTTCTCCTAATATGGATGAAAAAACAAAAGAAACATTATATAAAGGCTGGAAAAAAGCCGTTAGCCGATCTCTAAACTGGGAAGAACGCCTTTAA
- a CDS encoding galactokinase → MQNINKLWKIFSEKFADTGLTKGAFSAPGRVNLIGEHTDYNEGFVLPMAIGKKIIMLGQLRNDRLVQVFDLGFQAGDKFSLDNLSPSQKDIWVNYLMGVADEIQKAGYSLQGANLIFTSDIPQRAGLSSSAALEVVTALTITKLNLREMKPIEMAHLCRRAENNFVGVSCGIMDQYVSCLGQKNYALFIDCRSNEYELVPFKDHNYQIVICNSKVQRGLVNSEYNKRREECKRAVDFFKHKLNREIRSLRDITIDEYKIYQSQLPEVIARRSRHVLSENDRVQTAVQALRMKNYPIFGQLMIESHKSLKDDYEVSCKELDFLVDLALKQEGVLGSRMTGAGFGGCTVNLLKKEHVDAFKKTIVQEYRKNIGITPDIYITSPAEGAKVLEFR, encoded by the coding sequence GTGCAAAATATAAATAAGCTTTGGAAGATATTTAGCGAAAAATTTGCTGATACCGGTTTAACTAAAGGAGCCTTTTCTGCCCCCGGTAGAGTTAATTTAATTGGTGAACATACGGATTATAATGAGGGATTTGTTCTGCCCATGGCGATTGGAAAAAAGATTATTATGCTGGGACAATTGAGGAATGATCGATTGGTTCAAGTTTTTGATCTTGGTTTTCAAGCTGGAGATAAATTTTCTTTGGATAATTTATCTCCTTCCCAGAAAGATATCTGGGTAAATTACTTAATGGGTGTGGCAGACGAAATACAAAAAGCAGGTTATTCTTTGCAAGGAGCAAATCTTATTTTTACCAGTGATATTCCTCAGAGAGCGGGCTTGAGTTCTTCTGCTGCCTTAGAGGTAGTAACTGCCTTAACTATAACTAAATTAAATTTAAGGGAAATGAAACCGATTGAAATGGCTCATCTCTGTCGGAGAGCAGAAAACAATTTTGTAGGTGTATCTTGTGGAATTATGGATCAATATGTTTCTTGTTTAGGCCAAAAAAATTATGCTCTTTTTATTGATTGTAGGAGCAATGAATATGAGCTAGTCCCTTTTAAAGATCACAATTATCAGATAGTAATCTGCAATTCCAAAGTTCAAAGAGGGTTGGTTAATTCTGAATATAACAAAAGAAGAGAAGAATGTAAAAGAGCTGTTGATTTTTTTAAACATAAATTAAACCGCGAGATACGAAGCTTAAGAGATATTACCATAGACGAATATAAAATATACCAGAGCCAATTACCGGAGGTTATTGCCCGAAGATCCAGGCATGTGCTTTCAGAAAATGATAGAGTTCAAACTGCGGTACAGGCTTTAAGAATGAAGAACTATCCTATCTTTGGTCAACTTATGATAGAATCCCATAAAAGTCTTAAGGATGATTATGAGGTGAGTTGTAAGGAATTGGACTTTCTGGTTGATTTAGCTTTAAAACAAGAAGGAGTCTTGGGGTCGAGGATGACAGGTGCGGGCTTTGGAGGTTGTACGGTAAACCTATTAAAAAAAGAACATGTTGATGCCTTTAAAAAAACGATTGTACAGGAATATAGAAAAAATATCGGTATCACACCGGACATATACATAACCTCACCTGCTGAGGGAGCCAAAGTTTTGGAGTTCAGGTGA
- the galT gene encoding galactose-1-phosphate uridylyltransferase, which produces MLELRWNPILKQWIIIATHRQNRTYKPPKDYCPLCPTKKGGLSTEVPAEDYDIVVFENKFPSLRQDSPEANEEDSKFFKHGKAQGICEVVLFTSDHDGIMSQKPLDRYIKLVKVWRDRYRELGDKDFIDYVFIFENKGEEVGVTLHHPHGQIYAYPFIPPVIEQELSSSKEYFEKEGECLFCKNLKEEKEDSRRIIISNDSFTAFVPFSASYTYEIHIYANQHLSSFNDFSEKDEIDLAAIFKTISMKFDNLFGFVFPYIMSIHQQPSNGTGKEYSHFHIEFYPPYRTKDKLKYLAGSEIGAGTFINNCLPEEKAQELRNTPPEGVVCY; this is translated from the coding sequence ATGTTAGAACTGAGATGGAATCCCATTCTGAAACAATGGATAATAATAGCCACTCATCGACAGAACAGGACTTATAAACCTCCGAAGGATTATTGCCCTCTCTGCCCTACAAAAAAGGGAGGCTTATCTACGGAAGTACCGGCCGAAGATTATGATATCGTAGTTTTTGAAAATAAATTTCCTTCTTTAAGACAAGATTCGCCGGAAGCAAACGAGGAAGACTCTAAATTTTTTAAACATGGTAAAGCCCAGGGAATTTGTGAGGTAGTTCTATTTACTTCTGACCATGATGGGATTATGTCGCAAAAACCCTTAGATCGCTATATTAAGCTGGTAAAGGTATGGAGAGATCGCTATCGGGAGTTAGGGGATAAAGATTTTATCGATTATGTCTTCATTTTTGAAAATAAAGGAGAAGAAGTAGGGGTGACTCTTCATCATCCTCATGGCCAGATATATGCTTACCCTTTTATTCCGCCCGTTATCGAACAGGAGCTAAGTTCCAGTAAAGAGTATTTTGAAAAAGAGGGGGAATGTCTCTTCTGTAAGAACTTAAAAGAAGAAAAAGAAGATAGCAGGCGAATTATTATTAGTAATGATTCTTTTACTGCATTCGTTCCTTTTTCTGCTTCTTATACTTATGAGATTCATATTTATGCCAATCAACACCTTTCTTCTTTTAATGATTTTTCCGAAAAGGATGAAATTGATTTAGCAGCAATTTTCAAAACAATATCAATGAAATTCGATAATCTTTTTGGTTTTGTCTTTCCTTACATCATGTCTATTCATCAGCAGCCAAGCAATGGAACAGGCAAAGAATATTCTCATTTTCATATTGAATTCTATCCCCCTTATCGCACAAAAGATAAACTTAAATATTTAGCTGGGAGTGAAATAGGGGCTGGTACTTTTATTAATAATTGCTTACCCGAAGAAAAGGCTCAAGAACTAAGGAATACGCCACCTGAAGGAGTAGTTTGTTATTAG
- a CDS encoding DUF4438 domain-containing protein produces MLRTNKDRLVMISIQGRVSYPVSRGPYRITYDGKPVTLPGVGGITYNIKVGDFAFGWEADHVEPGVSTVVNEEKRDEGPNCAYNILACMGNQARVVSGEAKGALGVVTGHHGGIEHVLIDFDQETLEKLCVGDKILIKAYGQGLKLLDYPEIKIFNLDPSLLEKLNIKEVGNGNIDVPVTCEIPAKLMGSGLGSASVASGDYDITTADKKMVEKYKLDQIRFGDIVVIKDADNSFGRSYREGAVSVGIVVHSDCVIAGHGPGVATLLTSSTSKKIKFHIDTNANIANYLSIGTKRE; encoded by the coding sequence ATGTTAAGAACCAATAAAGACAGGTTAGTAATGATTTCTATTCAGGGAAGAGTGAGTTATCCGGTAAGCAGAGGACCCTATAGGATTACTTACGACGGTAAACCGGTGACACTGCCCGGAGTAGGTGGCATAACTTATAATATCAAAGTTGGTGATTTTGCTTTTGGATGGGAGGCCGACCATGTAGAACCCGGAGTTTCTACGGTGGTGAACGAAGAAAAAAGAGATGAAGGCCCTAATTGCGCTTACAATATTTTAGCCTGCATGGGGAATCAAGCGCGGGTAGTAAGCGGAGAGGCTAAGGGTGCATTGGGAGTCGTCACCGGTCATCACGGGGGAATTGAACATGTATTGATCGATTTTGACCAGGAAACCCTGGAGAAACTTTGTGTCGGGGATAAGATCTTGATTAAAGCCTACGGACAAGGACTGAAATTATTAGATTATCCCGAGATAAAAATTTTTAACTTGGATCCTTCTTTATTAGAAAAGTTGAATATAAAAGAGGTAGGCAATGGCAATATTGATGTTCCAGTTACTTGTGAGATTCCAGCAAAACTGATGGGCTCCGGATTAGGTTCCGCCAGTGTGGCTAGTGGTGATTATGATATTACCACAGCCGATAAAAAGATGGTAGAAAAATATAAATTAGATCAAATCAGATTTGGAGATATTGTCGTAATTAAAGATGCAGATAATAGTTTTGGAAGAAGCTATAGAGAAGGGGCAGTTTCTGTGGGGATAGTGGTTCACAGTGATTGTGTGATAGCGGGTCATGGTCCCGGAGTAGCAACTCTCCTAACTTCATCCACCAGTAAGAAGATTAAATTTCATATTGATACCAATGCCAACATCGCCAATTACCTGAGTATCGGTACGAAGAGAGAATAA